One window of the Shewanella khirikhana genome contains the following:
- a CDS encoding MarR family winged helix-turn-helix transcriptional regulator gives MDAVDKILAQWAKEKPDMDTLAMGIMGRLARLTKHLEQEIAQCHKAYGLKPGEFDVLATLRRSGAPYRLTPSDLLAAMMLTSGAMTNRLDRLEAKGLIAREPSQKDRRSVEVCLTPKGISTQAQVLSSHVETQKRLLNQLSRDDQKLLSTLLKSWLHRFE, from the coding sequence ATGGATGCAGTAGATAAGATTTTGGCGCAGTGGGCAAAAGAGAAACCCGATATGGATACCCTCGCCATGGGGATCATGGGGCGCCTGGCCAGGTTAACCAAGCATCTGGAGCAAGAAATTGCACAATGTCACAAGGCCTATGGTCTCAAACCGGGCGAGTTTGATGTGCTCGCAACCTTGCGTCGAAGTGGTGCGCCATACCGGCTTACACCGTCCGATTTATTGGCTGCCATGATGCTGACATCCGGTGCCATGACCAACCGATTGGACCGTCTCGAAGCCAAGGGACTGATAGCCCGTGAGCCGAGTCAAAAGGACAGACGCAGTGTCGAAGTTTGTCTCACCCCCAAGGGAATTTCGACTCAGGCGCAGGTGTTATCGAGTCACGTTGAAACGCAAAAACGTCTGCTGAACCAACTAAGCCGGGACGACCAAAAATTGCTCAGCACCCTGTTGAAGTCCTGGTTGCATCGATTCGAGTAA
- a CDS encoding DMT family transporter: protein MNIILALLTAALWGTTYGVTQYTLPDWPPLLLGAIRALPAGLILLCVRPRLPSRQHLWPLLKLGAVNIALFFSLIFVMAHTLPSAISGVGMVSVPLFAMIFQFLVLKHKPSVAQIVAGVSLLLLGLMLFNPGSLTLNPVGLVAMLAAIGCIIVGSRMTQTLSGKLHWWDVLVWQLILGGAILALISAVQWLLAPAGFAAVADGFSGRELAGIGWIVLFNTVLAYGLYVFLMQRMSIVDFTFGGIANPITGIALGVLLIGEQYSQTQYLLMAGMIVSSLLPSLWQRFKR from the coding sequence ATGAACATAATTTTAGCCCTGCTCACGGCTGCCTTGTGGGGAACGACCTACGGGGTCACTCAGTACACCTTACCCGACTGGCCACCCCTGCTTTTGGGAGCGATTCGGGCGTTGCCCGCCGGACTGATCCTGTTGTGTGTTCGCCCCCGCTTGCCGTCGCGGCAACACCTTTGGCCACTGCTCAAATTGGGGGCGGTGAACATCGCTTTATTCTTCAGTTTGATCTTTGTGATGGCCCATACTTTGCCCTCCGCTATCTCAGGTGTCGGCATGGTATCTGTGCCGTTGTTCGCGATGATTTTCCAATTTCTGGTGCTGAAACATAAGCCTTCAGTTGCACAAATTGTGGCCGGTGTGTCTTTGTTACTGCTCGGATTAATGCTGTTCAATCCGGGTAGCCTGACCCTCAATCCGGTGGGGTTGGTGGCGATGCTGGCGGCAATTGGCTGCATTATTGTTGGCAGTCGGATGACACAAACCCTGAGTGGTAAGCTGCATTGGTGGGACGTGCTGGTATGGCAGCTTATTCTGGGCGGCGCCATCCTGGCACTGATTAGTGCTGTGCAGTGGCTGCTGGCCCCTGCTGGTTTTGCTGCAGTGGCAGATGGCTTCAGTGGCCGCGAGTTGGCCGGGATTGGCTGGATAGTGCTGTTCAACACTGTCCTGGCTTATGGTCTGTACGTGTTTTTGATGCAGCGGATGAGTATTGTCGACTTTACCTTTGGCGGCATAGCCAACCCCATTACCGGTATTGCCTTGGGGGTCTTGCTGATAGGTGAGCAGTATTCCCAGACACAGTATTTACTGATGGCTGGCATGATAGTGTCGTCGCTGCTGCCAAGCCTATGGCAGCGCTTTAAACGCTGA